Genomic window (Arachis hypogaea cultivar Tifrunner chromosome 13, arahy.Tifrunner.gnm2.J5K5, whole genome shotgun sequence):
TAGAATAAACTAACAATAcatattgaaattgaaaattttaaattttatcataaaacCAAAAGAATATATTTATAACCAACTAATTctttaaactaaaaactaatatcAACATTGAGCAATCAACTAAAATTTGATTATACAATTCTTtagggttaatagtcaaattcgtcACTGAAAGATCACTTATTCttcaaattagttcttaaaagatttttttagctATATTAGTCATTGAAAGATAAAACGTAAGTGAAATTGTTCATTCCATTAGTTAGATGATGACGTAGTAGGTTAATGTCatgtgtcacaagatgattgatTGAGTGTCAGGTCAACGATAGTTAGTTCGTCACGTATCACTTGAcatgcaaaaaaattatttataagcaaaatagtccctgaaagttCAGACATAAGtcatttttcatttctaaaattttaaaaattataattttaaaagttttaatatagtagttcttttaaatattttatactaaaagttttaatattttggatttCACTAAATATAGTagttcttttaaatattttaatcttttatatctTACTaaaaaatatagtagttatttaaaaaaaattatataaaaatattaagattcaacaagtgatcccacaaattgatttttcaattattgagttttaCCATATAAATtacacaataataaaaattataattttaaaagatttaaaagatttaaattttaaaataactactatattatttaCTGAGATTTAaactatttaatttttaaatatataatcaacaataatttgataaactcgtttaaataaaaaatttcactataaaaaattataatttaaaaatataaaattttaaaatacaaatgacaaaataactttataataatttaattatctttattattttatgtaaagagaattttgtttattaaggtctaaaaaataatatttaaattagtactataaaaaaatattttaaatttaatattattaaaaaaataaaaaaaattatataaggactaatttgattgatttttaaaattttagggatgaaaatgacttacgtctgaacttttagttttagggactattttgattataaataacttttttacatgtcaagtgacacgtggtgTACTAACTgtgtcactgacctgacacgtcaaccaatcatcttgtgacatgtGGCGTTAACTACCACGGCATCATGCCATGTGGTATTTAAtgtgacacgtcatcatctaaCTAATGGAAGGACCAATTTGACTTGTTTTTATCTTTCAAGGATTAATACGACTAAAAAAATCTGTTGAGGACTAATTTAAAGAATGTGTAATCTTTCACAGACGAATTTGACTATTATCCCCAATTCTTTATGATATAAATGAATCAACTCAAGTCTGtattaaatcaaatattttctgTACAAGATTAGAAATGAGAGACATTATGCATCTACAAGACCACAACTAAAACAAATAACGATAAAATATGGATAATCAtatcaaaagaagaaaaagcttaAATTAATAATGTAGTGTCATTATTTGAAATATGTAGTTGTCCGAAATATTTCTTAACATCTTGTTATTGCTACACTTTTTTTCTTTCAGACTTATATGTTGGTTAAATGCTGAATTTATCTAGTTTGACCTACTTAATAATCAAGTCATCATGAATTAGTATCAGTTGAAGATGCTGACGACAGTGCtaattacaataataattaaGATTTATCTATAAAGAATTTacgtattttttaataaaaaatgaatcACAAATCAACGAAAATAAGTTTGAAAATAAGCACAACATTTTTACTGTTATTGTTACACCTCTCACCATAGATCCCATAATACAAAACTCTAGAATAGTAGAATATATAGACCTTGCTCCCTAATGTACAATCAAAATCCCAATACAATTCACAACCTCTTGAATTGATACTAACGTGAGTGCTAGAGTAATTTTTTAAGTATTCTTATGCTGCTCACAACACAGCTACACTACACACTCGCACCAATGGGTTCATATATATTCAATGACCAGCTAAGTCAAAACAACGCACACAGAGAAACATCTATTAATTAAGCATGTAAGGCCGGTACATGCTCAAAACATTCAAAGTAGATAATCAATGAAACATAAACTAAACCTATATCTCTAAAGAGTAAAGACATGTCTATTGaggtagcgtttggtagagagacagagattgaaagatTGATACTGAGAAAAAGAGActtagagacagagactgaaataaatctcagtattctgctTGGTGCAAAGTAGGAGAcataaattgaaataagaatgaagatttaatttaatttgtacaaaggataaaattgaaattaattaattgaaatgaggatattttaggtataaaatgttgttaaagtttcagtcttcgtctttaaaaatttcagtcttctgtgtccctactttttagaggtactgaaatactgaaattttggagacagagacagaaattttaatatCAGTctttgaaccaacaaacatgatattaaATCTccgtctctcagtctctgtctcagtacctcgaAACAATCGCTACTTTAAAGAGTTCAGATCCAAGTGTGatatttcatttcttttttttttaaggtaaTATGGAGGAACCTAAGCCCAAGTGTGATATTGCCATATTCGAATGGCAAGGGAATTAAGAAACCCTTGTATGccccaaaatattttttttagggcCTAGGGGCCCTCTAAGCTCTAATGGAAAAAAAAACATTGACAATCTAATTTAAAGTTTGCAGTGCTCTTTGGTGATTTAGTCCCACCAAATCCATAATTTGTACATTcttaattattttagaaaattccTAATCAAAAGAGAGtgaaaaatatagataaaaagtTTGCTTATCAATTttgttataatatattaaaattaaatatttaactaaattgtgCCCTAAAagcacattttaaaaatataataataatttttttaaatattttttatatattcaatgtattgaaaattaaaaaaaaaaaattataaaatattttttttagagtaaATACTCTTTTTGGCTcttatcattttttaaaatagacaAGTCGCCCTCTAATATTTGAAAAATGATAAATCGATCCGTGTCCATTTTTTCTGTTAGACACTTAGATCTTTCTGTGGCTCTCTCTATTTAGACTCGACGGAAAAAACTGACATATAATAGTGAGGTGGTAACTCAATTGGAACACATCATATAAATTGGTTAGGACCACTTAGTCCCTGCCCAATCAGCAAAACGACGTCGTTCTCAACCAAGGAAAAACACGCATTTTGAAGAGTCTCCCCCTCTCCCCTTATATCTATCTTCAATAGCCCCAAATCACCATCACTTGACACACTAAATTACACCTTAACTCTAAAAAAGTGAAATATTTTCCTTTAAGGCAAGTTGACGAAAATTTCTAGTAAGGAGGTAGTGAGAACGTTTTGACGAAACTACTGATGGCGCAACTAAGGTTAGTATCGTGTTACTTTTTAGCAGTTTTCTGAGTTGGTTGTCATATATATTAATCTTGTTTTAATACCTTAGTAATTGTTTGATCAAGTAAAAATAGTTTAGTAATGATTGAAAGATGATTAAAGAAGTTATTTGATCCTATTCGCTGCACATTATTCTTCTAGCAGATGCCATTTGAAATTGTCTTTGTTTTTCTCCTTGGGGATTGGTTCGAAAGGGATTTTTATGGAGTATTGTACTACTTTGATGGACAAATTGAGACATTTTTTCATTAAACATAGATTATATTAATTTCACAGATTTGGTGAAAATGTTTAAGGTTTAGAGTATGCAAGTTACAAAGAGATTTATTGGTATGATGGTACAGTCTCTAATTTAGAGTCTAAATTGCATGTTCTtaaagagaataaagagattAACGAGATGTGTGACAAAAAGACGGAGAGAGATATATTTTAAATTGTCCAGGATTTTATAGTTCCATAACTCTCATACAAAATTATATTATCAATAATGCaacaaaatcacaatttattcacATAGAAAATACAATTACAGGGAACAACGTTTCATATATTAACCCTAACCAAACATGACAGGTTGCAATAAAATACAATCTATAGCCTATATTACAACATATTTCAGTGCTCTAATGCAATTAATATGGCTAGCATAAGAGAGACTATGAGCTAATTATtctatttctttgattttttttcgatttccaaatcaatcttgtgTTTTAATTGATCCAATATGTTCTCTAGCATTGTCATTCTTCTTTCAATATTACTATCTTTCTCATGCCCAAAACGACAAGAAATCAACTCATACAACCATATGAATTACACTCAGTTGCTGCTTGTGTTAGGATTCGAGAAGAGGGAGAATGAGACACTCTTTAAAATGCGCATTTCTGTTTGACTGAGAACGACGTTGCTTTGCTAATTAGACAGGGTCTAAATAGTCCTAATCAATTTATATGATGCATTTATGCTAAGTCACTACCTCATCATTATACGTCAACTTTTTATGTCGAGTCTAAATGGAGAGAGCTATGAAAAAATCTAAGTATCTAACAAAAAATAGGAActaatttgttatttttcaaatattaaggATGTAACTAAAagcacattttaaaaatataataataaaattttttaaatatatttttaataatttttataaaatatttttttataatatgtttaatttttatcCTTAGGGCATAAGTCAGcaaaatcttaaaattaatttcaaatttacTAAAAATTTCAACTCTTTAATTATGCATTAGTTATTTTTCCTTATTTGTTCCCTCGTGTCTTTGTTCTCTAATCCACCAGCGCATTGTTACTCAGCAGATGAGAATCtaagcaaaaagcaaaaaaaaaaaaggcaacaaTGCTTTGTGCAAATAATTCAGAAATCTCATTGGTCCATATACAAGTCACACGGATATCCATTTGGAACATATCACAGCCGTTGATAATATCCAATCAAACGCCCCAAACCCACTCACTTACACACCCACGAGACTCCTCTCACACTGTCCCAAGCTCAATAAAAGCCAAGACTCCACTCCCTCCGCCACCGCAATCACACCTCTTCCATCAccggaaaaagaaaaggaaagaaaaaaaaaagttaattaaggTTCTGATGGACAGCCCCGCTGTAAAAGGGAAGAAAGGAGCTGCCGGAAGGAGAGGCGGTGGTCCCAAGAAGAAGTCAGTGTCAAGGTCCGCCAAAGCCGGTCTCCAATTCCCCGTCGGAAGGATCGGACGCTACTTGAAGAAAGGCCGTTATGCTCAGCGTTTGGGAAGCGGCGCTCCGGTTTACCTTGCCGCCGTTTTGGAATACCTAGTTGCTGAGGTATAATCACAATTACGAGTTCTTAGTAGATCTTCAATTATTATATTTCAATTTTGGAACTAAGATTTAATTTTAGGGTTAACAGTTAGATCTCAGTGTCGACTGATTGCTGAGGCTAGATTTGCGAAATCTTACATTAAATCTGGTTGTTGATTGTTCTTCTCTTTTGTTCGTGTAGGTTTTGGAATTGGCTGGGAATGCTGCTAGGGATAACAAGAAGAACAGGATTATTCCAAGGCATGTCCTGTTAGCTGTGAGGAACGATGAAGAGCTTGGAAAACTGCTTGCTGGTGTTACCATTGCTCATGGTGGTGTTCTTCCTAACATTAACCCTGTGCTTTTGCCTAAGAAGAGTCAAGCTGCTGCTGCTAAGGAACCGAAGTCTCCATCTAAGGGCACAAAGTCTCCTAAGAAAGCTTAATTGATTATGATATTTTGGTGTTAGGTTACTTTTGGTTTCTCTTTGATTTTAATGTATATCTGTTGTTAGGTACCTTTAGTCTTTTTTAGGCTGGCAGGAATATGTGATGCTTGTCATGGTATCCTCATTTGGAATTTATGGTGAATGGATTATTCGAAATAGCTCTTTTTCATGTAGCAAAGATTAGAATTTGAATGTTAATGCAAATTGGCTTATGATATATTTCTATTATGTAATTTTCTATTTAGTAAAGATGTCATAAAGCGCAAATGATATTGTTGGACTAGATTTTTGGATGCAATTACAAATTtacaattgtttttttttttttttttttttttttttttttttttgcaattaatTTTAAGTACCAACTTCACTCTTCTCTCTGGTGAATCTAGGGATTAGAGAGTAATTCAGTATGTActgaaataatataatattaattatttttttatgaaaacttgATGGCGGGAAACATCAAAGCCGTGGAAGAACTGAATTTTGAGGGAAAGCACCTTTTATTCGCTGTAATATAGCTGCTTGACAGAAAGTCACTTATGATATGAAATAGGATTGTGGTCAATTTGATCCTATTTTATTTACTCGTCCATTCATCATGTTTATTGGTTCATATCAAACTCGTGTTACTCTTAAAACACTTCTCCTGTTGCTCTAAGTTCAAATGAATGATAACCTGTGTAATCAAGAGAAAAAAGCTATAAAGAATCTTAACCATATTTTTTGTGGTTTTGCACATTTATTCACTAGGTATATTTTGGTGCTAAACTCTTATTCATTCAGAAATATTTGTTAATGTAAAAATGTTACCGTTCTTTtagagtttatatatatatatatatatattttttttttttttgtggttatTTACGTAGCATTTAGCCTGTTAATGTGATTGGCCTcagatctttttatttttttggtcccAGGCCTCAGATTCAAAGCTCATTTGAAATTATGTTTATGCTTgtgatgttttaatttaatttatagctTAATCTAGGCACCAGTTCTCTTCTCTATTTGATAAATGTGCAATAAAGTAAAGATCCAACGCTAGATATAGATATCCGGCAAGCTCACGCTGCTtttgttttttctcattttttttaagcGATAAAGTTGCAAACTTTGTGTTTACTTTTCCTGTTTTATAGAGGTCTAATCTAAGTCTTtcagaaattagaaacaaaattcATAAATCAATGTAACAATCTAtgattttcaattcaaatttgttAGAGCTAACAGTCTAACACAATCTTTAAAACATAAATTTGGTTTATTATTCGAAAGCATAAAGGTATTTAAAAAGTCCTAAACGTTGGATCAAATttgtttagataatttttttaaatatcatattacTTGAAGCAGTATTGTAACTTTTGCTTTCAGTTCTTACTATTAAAAATTGACTGTAAAATTTATTCTCTCAACtattcttcatttttctcatcttttctacatgtaccatcatgttcattttattttacaactatttttttttttacctttttcatctttcatctttattttatttcatcttCCTTGTGGCTTATCTCTTTCTTAGAgtcatatttatattttgtaatgtatttttgtattttatgcaccttattgttatttttgtttagttttataaATTTGTTTGTCAGTTTGctttttattattatagtttATAATTATTAAACATTATCAATTATGTACATATATAATTATTCTAGTTTACCagatcttataaaaaaaataaaactaattttatgtttaaatattgcataaaaattttttttatttattaattatatttgagtataataatataatttctttttatttatttattatgtgaaaaatatttttttaagaaaaaattctttaaaaaaaatgtaaattgtagtttctcaaaaaagatattttttttattgagtaaagtactaaattgatcACCTATGTTTGGACGTAATCCTGTTtgatccttaaggtttaaagtgtcctatttgaatccaacaAAAGATTTATTTAGCTTCAATAGAGTGCTATCCTGAggccaaaattaaataattaacgaaatgtcttAGGAGAcagaacaaggtcgataatttaGAGAGTAAGTACAAGCTACCGAGGTACGAAATTTGTTCTTTAAATTATCAACCTCGTTCTTGTACTGCTGTCACGTAGGATattctgttaattatttaactttgaactGAGGGTGGGATTATATtaaagctaaatgaaacttttttggatttaaataggACACTTAAAACCTTAAGGATCAAAACAAGATTAAGAGCCCGTTTGGGAAACAGTCGAAGCTACTTTTTCTgacttttgaattatgaaaagtcaCAATATGTGTgtttggcatcatttaaaaaaaaacttttaatttttcgaaaatttaattcacaacttttgaagaagtagaaatatatgacttcttcttctcttcttctcgaTAAGTCATTCTATCATTTCTCTAAGGTTATGTTTGgttggaaggaaagaaatagagaggaaagaaatagaaaggaaagaaaggaaaggaaagaaattgagtggatttttattttctttagatgtgtttggatgaaaggaaaataagaaggaaagaaatagtataaaaagacaattttacccttatgttataaaatatattaaaaaaagtaaaagggtaatattggaagtagagagagagagagttaattTTCTCTCCATTGTTGGAGGGAAAGAAAATTGGTGGGTCCCACCAATATTTTTCTAtcccattttctttcctcttccaTTTCTCCCCTCAACCAAACAAAGGAAAATAActattttcctttcaatttctttcccttccttttcCTTCCTCCCATTTTCACTCCAAACAAACACACCATAAACAAATTggctttaaaacaaaaaaatttactttcATTTTTGGCTCTATGAAAATATTAGCCATCCACCACCATTTTTATATAAGGTTCCATCTGTTAGAAGCACTCACCTTCCACCATTATTTTTACGCAATATTCTATCTGCTGCAGAAAGTATTGACCCTCCACCACCATTTTTACGTAATGATGCATCTGTTGAAAATATTGTCCTTCCattactattttaaaataatgttTCATCTGAATTACCTATTTCATATATTTCTTCcagttatttttttatcattttatcattctatttttattattaaatttatatttaacattgtgtgtgatatgaaatctcagttttaattttatttttttcacatgtgattttatttttatataatttactattatttttatagttagttataaCAAATTcttgagttatttatccaaatgctacaactttaaaataagtactttcaTAACtgaaaatccaaacacaaaataacttatttataagctgctaTTAAAAAAAGTTCCTATACGTTaaactcttttttcaaaagagcttatttaaattaattagccAAATTAGGCCTAAACCCAAACGCAGGagatcaatttaatactttatccttttttatttttttactacttttactactaaaaatttactaaacatgctaacaaataaaaaatttttattaatttaatagcaccaaaacaagtatttaatattatgtgtaatttattataatatgtatataatatttaa
Coding sequences:
- the LOC112736612 gene encoding histone H2A: MLCANNSEISLVHIQVTRISIWNISQPLIISNQTPQTHSLTHPRDSSHTVPSSIKAKTPLPPPPQSHLFHHRKKKRKEKKKLIKVLMDSPAVKGKKGAAGRRGGGPKKKSVSRSAKAGLQFPVGRIGRYLKKGRYAQRLGSGAPVYLAAVLEYLVAEVLELAGNAARDNKKNRIIPRHVLLAVRNDEELGKLLAGVTIAHGGVLPNINPVLLPKKSQAAAAKEPKSPSKGTKSPKKA